TATGACAGCGAGCTCAAAGTCCTGCTTACGCCAAAAGCGACCTGCCCCCATCTGGGCCAGACCTTTACGTATATCTCGCTGAAAAAGGACGATAATCACAAGAAAAATCGAGCTCAGAAAATTGGTAAGCAACCAGTTAAGGGTATAAAGACCAAAAACATCGGAAAGGTAGTAAACGAGCAAAACCAGCAGTAATCCCCAGATCACTGCGGCGGCGCGTGTTCCACGCACCAACAGAATAATGTAGAAATAGACAATGGCAACCAGACCTACATCCAGCAGCTCTTTCCAGGAAATTTGAAAGCCCAGAAATCCAAACATCAATAATCCCCACCGATCTCCTTCACTATTCGCAAGGTCTGGCTGGTTAGACTTACCTCATGCACCCGGTGAATGGGTACTCCGCGCGCTGCCAGAACAGCAGTGGCTGCCTGAGTTGCATTCTTTCGCTCACCCGCTTCAAGGCCTAAAAGTTTACCCCAGAGGGATTTATTTGAAAGCCCCATGTAAACCGGAAAACCAAGTTCCATGAACCGATCAATCCGACGCAAAATTTCAAGGTTATGTTCAAGTGTTTTGCCAAATCCGATACCGGGATCAACAACTATATGGCTTTCGGGTAAGCCAGACTTTATGAGTTTTTCAAGACTTTTTTCGAAAAAACTCAAAATATCTTCTATTACATTATCATAAGTCGGAGCCAACTGCATCTCTTCCGGATTGCCCTGGCTGTGCATAAGCACGTAACCCGGCTTAAGATCAGCCACGACTTCAAGTAATTCGGGGTCCAGTGTGAAGGCCGAAACATCATTAACGATTGCGGCTCCCGCTTCAATAGCAGCACGAGCCACACCGCTCTTAACAGTATCAACGGAGACCACATAATCAGCGCTTAATTCCCTGATTACCGGAACAACCCGGGCTAGCTCTTCTTCAAGAGAAACAGGGTCGGCAAACGGCCTTGTACTTTCACCGCCAACATCCAGAATATCAGCCCCTTCAGCTATCAGCCGGCGTGCATGCTCTACGGCACGTTGCGGATTACAATTCTTCCCACCATCATAAAAGGAATCCGGGGTAACATTGACAATACCGGCAATAAAAAAAGGGGCAGGGCCTAACACCCTGCCCCCTTTAACGGTCCATGAATAATTTCGGGACATAAATCCTGATTCCCTACTCGGAACTTTTTTTATCTTCAGAAGCCTTAGCCTCTTCAGTTTTCTCTTCATTAGCTTCCACAGATTCATTATCAGCATCTTCTGAGGAAAGCTCGAATTCATCTGCTTTTTCTTCAGTCTTTTTTTCCGGCTTTTCTTTGGGCTGGTCTTCGAAGGCGAATTCGCCTTTATCAGCGCTATCTTCCTTCTTAGACTCGGTAACTGGAGTGTAACCGGGCCTGGAAGTTGAGCCGTAAGCCCTGGATTCAGAAGCCGACTTGGCAGGTGTCACTGTCTCAAGCGGGGGAAGCTCACCACCGGCCATGAGAGTATCGAGGTCTTTACCATCGATGGTCTCACGTTCGAGCAGTGCTGCTGAAACAGCATGCAGAGACTCTTCATTTTCAGAAAGCAGCCTGTTTGCAGTTTCATAAGCCGTGTCAATAATCCTTCGTACCTCTGAATCAATGAGGCGAGCGGTATCTTCACTAAAATCCTTATGCTGCACAAGTTCCTTGCCGAGAAAAACCTGATCCTGACTTTCACCGAAAGTCATGGGGCCAAGCTTCTCACTCATACCCCATTGGCAAACCATGGAGCGGGCCATCTTGGTAGCTCGCTCAATATCGTTGCTTGCTCCGGTTGTTACCTGATTAAGAATCAGCTCTTCGGCAACACGTCCGCCGAGCAGCATAACAAGAGTATCAGTAAGATAGTTCTTATTATAGTTATGACGATCATCAACAGGCAACTGCTGGGTTACACCCAAAGCACGGCCACGCGGGATGATGGTTACTTTGTGTACAGGATCGCAATTTTCAAGAAGCTTGGCGATAAGAGCATGACCTGCCTCATGGTATGCAGTTGTCTTTTTCTCTTCGTCAGTAAGGATCAAGCTGCGGCGTTCACGCCCCATGAGTACTTTATCCTTTGCTTCTTCAAAGTCATCCATCTTGACGTAATCCTGATTATTCTTGGCCGCGTAGAGAGCTGCCTCGTTAACGAGGTTCTCAAGGTCAGCACCGGAAAATCCGGGTGTACCGCGGGCAATAACATCAAGGTCGATCTCGCCTGCAAGAGGAGTCTTACGGGTATGAACCTTAAGAATGCGTGCTCGTCCCTGTACATCGGGAGTAGGCACTACAACCTGACGGTCAAAACGTCCGGGACGCAGCAATGCGGGGTCCAGTACATCAGGTCTGTTGGTTGCGGCGATGAGGATAACACCCTCATTGGACTCAAAACCGTCCATTTCAACCAGCAACTGGTTCAAGGTCTGTTCGCGCTCATCATGCCCACCACCGAGACCTGCTCCGCGCTGGCGGCCAACGGCATCAATTTCATCGATAAAAATAAGGCAGGGTGCGTTCTTTTTACCCTGTGCAAACAGGTCACGCACACGGGAAGCACCGACACCTACAAACATTTCAACAAAGTCGGAACCGGAAATGGAGAAGAAAGGAACCCCAGCTTCACCTGCAACTGCACGGGCCAACAGAGTTTTACCGGTTCCGGGGGGGCCTACAAGGAGAACCCCTTTAGGAATACGCCCGCCGAGACGGGTAAATTTCTTAGGTTCGCTCAGGAACTGGACAACCTCGGCAAGTTCATCTTTAGCTTCATCAACCCCGGCAACGTCTTCAAAGGTCACACGGGCTGTTTCTTCAGTTATCATGCGAGCTTTGGAGCGCCCAAAAGACATGGCCCCGCCACGTCCTCCACCGCCTCCCTGCATCTGGCGCATGAAGAATATCCAGACCCCGACCAGAAGCAGCATGGGGAACCATGATATGAACAAGGTCATATACCACGGGGCATCTTCTTCCGGCTCAGCAACAACTTCAATTTTGTTTTTCAGCAGATTTTGAACAAGGGCTGGATCTTCAGGGTTGTAAGTGACAAAGCGTTTGTCACCGACCATTACCCCACTGATTTTCTGCCCCTGAATCTTAACTTGAAGGACTTCTCCTTCATCGACTCTGCTTAAAAAGTCGGTGTAGGAAAGTTTGAGCTGGGAAGTCTGCGGCTGATTAAACAGATTGAACAGGACAATCATAACCAACATTATGGTTACCCAGACCAAGAGATTCTTGGCAAAACTATTCAAAGTCTATCTCCTTGGATATGCGTTCGGGTTGCCAGAACCTATCAATATGCGGCAAGCACCGAACTGTATTTACATTTTTTCTACAGTATCAATCAGCTATTAATAAGGCTAATTCGGGAAAAGGCAAGTCATAAACAAAAATATTATTAATGCTTGCCCTTTGCTAACAAAATTGTTAGCCATTTTTTCTTTGCAGGGGAAGTGTATCGTAACCGGTGTTGCGCCTGGACTTCAAATCCAGTGGACGGGTTAACCCTCGTCGGTAGGTTCGACTCCTATACACTTCCGCCATTTTTCCAACCTCTTGTCAGCAAGAGGTTTTTATTTTTTTAAAAATGACCGCCTTCAATCAATGGACGATAAAGATTTTCTTGTGATTCCATCCATAAAGAGTAACCGCCATCGGCATCCTCTACTTTATAGAAAACATCATCGAAATTTTTTCCCATGGGAAGATCAAATGAGATTGTACTGGTCATCATTGAGTTTTTCCACTCTTTAGACTCCTCATTGTATTCACGACCCCAATTAATGATATTATTCATAGTAACTTGAGTGGAATCTTTTACTTGTTCGATTTTATTTAATCCCAAGGGTCGATTCCTGTACACGGTTACATATTCTTGACTTTCGATGACCTCGGGTAACATATTTTCAAATATGCAATACAACTCTGAATCTTTACTCATATATTATTCCGTCCCGTAAATGATTTTGGGCAAAGCCATATCTTAATAATCCATCATGGCTTTACCAGCAAGCCCCTCGTCAACAATAAAAAAGCCGGAATCAAACAGCCATGCTATCCGATTCCAGCCTTTTGATCTGCATCAACAACTAAAAACTAGCCTTCAAGCCAACCTTTCAGCTCACTGATTTGTGCTTCAACTGATTCAGGTCCGGTACTGCCGGGAGAAACCCTGCGTTTTACCGCTGCTTCATACGAAAGCACATCAAAAACATCTTTTTCGATTTTATCTGAGAAAGACTTTAGTTCTTCAAGACTCATATCTTCAAGACCTCTGCTTTCAGCTTCGGCCTTGGCAACAGCTGAGCCGGTGATATGATGTGCCTCGCGGAAAGGAATCCCTTTACCTACAAGGTAATCCGCCAGCTCTGTGGCATTGAGGAAACCTTTCTTAAGGGCAGCTTTCATATTCTCGGCATTAAAGCCCATGACCTGCATCATATCAGCCATAATAACGACGGATGCATGCACAGTCTTATCGCAATCAAAAAAAGGCTCTTTGTCTTCCTGCATGTCGCGGTTATAAGCCAACGGGAGTCCCTTGCAGGTGGTTAACAGTGAAATAAGATCACCGAAAACACGCCCGGTCTTACCGCGCATAAGTTCGCAGACATCTGGGTTTTTCTTCTGCGGCATGATGGAGGAACCGGTAGAAAATTCATCAGGAAGCTTGATGAAACCAAAGCAGGGGTTAGCCCAGATGATCAACTCTTCACATATACGGCTCAGGTGGGTCATGATCAGACTGCCGGTAAACATTGCTTCCATGACAAAATCACGATCGGAGACAGCATCAAGGCTGTTACGGAAAGTTTCTTCCATGCCGAGATATTTTGCAGAAGTTGACGGCTTGAGCGGATACGTTGTTCCGGCAAGGGCAGCTGCGCCAAGAGGACAGACATTCGCTCTTTTTATGCAATCCACTACCCGACTGTGGTCGCGCTTGAACATCCATGCGTAAGCAAGCATGTGATGAGCAAGGCTTACAGGCTGTGCCGGCTGCAAATGGGTGTACCCGGGCAGCAGCACTTCCCTGTTTTCATCAGCTTTGGCTGTAAATACCGCAACCAGATTTTCAAGGGCTGTTTTCCATGCCTCCAAGGACCGCAGTACATGCAGACGAAAATCGGTGGCAACCTGATCGTTACGACTGCGGCCTGTGTGCAGTTTTCCACCCACGGGACCGACAATCTCAGTCAACCTGCTTTCGATATTCATATGGAGATCTTCCATCTCCTTTTTCCATTCAAATTTACCGGATTCAATCTCTTCCAGCACCTGATCAAGTCCTTTGACCAGAATTTCGGCTTCTTCGGCAGTAAGTACACCCTGCTCAGAAAGCATCCGGGCATGGGCCTGAGAACCTGAAATATCTTCACGGTAAAGATTCCGGTCGTAACTTACGGATTCAGTATAATCTTCAACAGACTGCGCGGTCCTGGCAGCAAATCTGCCGCCCCATAATTTATTATCAGCCATTTTCTACCTCAGATGCCTCCGGCGGCTGGGGAAGGGGAAACTTTTTAAAAAGTTTCCCCTTCCCCAGACCCCATCCCCTTCAAAACCTTTTGACGGGGCTTCGCCGCTGGAGACTAATTTTATTGCTAATTTTTAAATACCATAGCCCCTTTTCGGGACGACACAGGTCTTAATACCAAAGAAAACGCCTGTCGTCAGCATAGCTGCCGGAAACAGGCGAAAGCATCTGAAAAACCCGGACGAACTTACGCCCGTCCGGGCAATTAAAACATAATTACTCTGCGTCTTCGACGTCGCCTTCCTTAATCCATTCGGAACCGGAAGAAGTTCTACCTTTGAGACGGAGACCAACCAGCTTGATAAAGCCTTCAGCGTCTTTCTGGTTGTAGACTTCATCTTCTTCAAATGTCGCCAGATCTTCACGGTACAGGGAATACGGAGACTTACGGCCTTCAGGAATTACATTACCCTTGTAGAGCTTAAGTCTTACAGTTCCTGTGATGGTCTTCTGTGTTTCGTCGATCATAGCCTGAAGAGCGATACGCTCGGGAGCAAACCAGAATCCATTATAGATCATTTCAGCATATTTGGGGATCAGGCTGTCACGCAGGTGCATGACTTCACGGTCCATGCAAAGGCCTTCAAGGTCGCGATGAGCGATATGCATGATGGTTCCACCGGGTGTTTCATAAACACCACGGGATTTCATACCTACGAAACGGTTCTCAACCATATCAACACGGCCAATACCGTGCTTACCGCCAAGCTCGTTGAGTTTTTCAATGAGAGCTGCCGGGGAATACTTAGTGCCGTTGATAGCAACAGGATTACCTTTTTCGAAATCAATAGTAATGATTTCAGGCTCATCAGGAGCTTTTTCAACAGGGCAGCAGTAACGGTAGGACTCAGGGGAAGGAGCATTCCAGGGGTCTTCCAGCTCAGCACCTTCAAAGCTTACATGCAGCATGTTGGCATCCATTGACCAAGGCTTCTTGCGGGTGTTGGGAATCTCGATATCGTTCTCATCAGCGAATTTCATGAGATCAGTACGGGACTTAAGATCCCATTCGCGCCAGGGAGCAATGTGCTTCAACTTAGGGTTCATACCCATGCCGCCCAGTTCAAAACGCACCTGATCATTACCTTTACCGGTGGCACCGTGAGCGAGAGCCTGTGCGCCTTCCATCTCTGCGATCTCAACCATTCTCTTAGCAATCAGAGGACGGGCGATGGAAGTTCCGAGCAGGTAGCGACCTTCATAGATTGCCCCGGCACGGAAAGCAGGAAAAATAAAATCACGTGCAAATTCTTCACGCAGATCTTCAACGAAAGCCTTGCTTGCACCGGTCTTGAGGGCTTTTTCCTCAATACCGTCCAACTCTTCTCCCTGACCGAGGTCGGCGGTAAGGGTGATTACTTCGCAGTCATATTCTTTCTTGATCCATTTAAGAATGATGGAAGTATCCAGACCGCCGGAATATGCCAATACTACTTTTTCAATCTTAATCATTTTATATTTATCCTTAAAAATAATTTTTTATTTTTATTCAACTGTGTGCATGTGGGGTACAGCCTGAACAGGGCCGAGCAGCTTTTCAACTGCATCATAGTCAACTTCTATGCCGTTGACTGCCCATTCCAGAATAGCTTTCTGCATATGCAGCCTGTTTTCAGCCTGATCAAAAATAATTGATCTGGGACCGTCCAGAACTTCCGCGGTAACTTCTTCTCCACGGTGCGCGGGCAGACAATGCATAACCTTGCAGTCAGGATCAGCGTGCTCAAGCAGTTTATCGTTTACCTGATAAGCGGCAAAAGCCATTTCACGCTTCTTCTGTTCTTCTTCCTGACCCATGGATGCGAAAACATCTGTATTCACGTAGTGCGCGCCTTTAACAGCTTCAACCGGATCATAGCTCAGGTTGATTTTAGCACCCATAGACATCGCCCGGGAGAGGATGTCGTGATCCGGCTCGTATCCTTTGGGAAAAGCCAGAGTCAGGTAAAAGGGAAAATAAATTGCGGCATTGATCCAGGAATGAGCCATATTGTTGCCGTCACCAACCCATGCAACGTGCACATTCGCAAGATCGGGAGTT
Above is a genomic segment from Maridesulfovibrio sp. containing:
- the folP gene encoding dihydropteroate synthase, which gives rise to MSRNYSWTVKGGRVLGPAPFFIAGIVNVTPDSFYDGGKNCNPQRAVEHARRLIAEGADILDVGGESTRPFADPVSLEEELARVVPVIRELSADYVVSVDTVKSGVARAAIEAGAAIVNDVSAFTLDPELLEVVADLKPGYVLMHSQGNPEEMQLAPTYDNVIEDILSFFEKSLEKLIKSGLPESHIVVDPGIGFGKTLEHNLEILRRIDRFMELGFPVYMGLSNKSLWGKLLGLEAGERKNATQAATAVLAARGVPIHRVHEVSLTSQTLRIVKEIGGDY
- the ftsH gene encoding ATP-dependent zinc metalloprotease FtsH, whose product is MNSFAKNLLVWVTIMLVMIVLFNLFNQPQTSQLKLSYTDFLSRVDEGEVLQVKIQGQKISGVMVGDKRFVTYNPEDPALVQNLLKNKIEVVAEPEEDAPWYMTLFISWFPMLLLVGVWIFFMRQMQGGGGGRGGAMSFGRSKARMITEETARVTFEDVAGVDEAKDELAEVVQFLSEPKKFTRLGGRIPKGVLLVGPPGTGKTLLARAVAGEAGVPFFSISGSDFVEMFVGVGASRVRDLFAQGKKNAPCLIFIDEIDAVGRQRGAGLGGGHDEREQTLNQLLVEMDGFESNEGVILIAATNRPDVLDPALLRPGRFDRQVVVPTPDVQGRARILKVHTRKTPLAGEIDLDVIARGTPGFSGADLENLVNEAALYAAKNNQDYVKMDDFEEAKDKVLMGRERRSLILTDEEKKTTAYHEAGHALIAKLLENCDPVHKVTIIPRGRALGVTQQLPVDDRHNYNKNYLTDTLVMLLGGRVAEELILNQVTTGASNDIERATKMARSMVCQWGMSEKLGPMTFGESQDQVFLGKELVQHKDFSEDTARLIDSEVRRIIDTAYETANRLLSENEESLHAVSAALLERETIDGKDLDTLMAGGELPPLETVTPAKSASESRAYGSTSRPGYTPVTESKKEDSADKGEFAFEDQPKEKPEKKTEEKADEFELSSEDADNESVEANEEKTEEAKASEDKKSSE
- the argH gene encoding argininosuccinate lyase; this encodes MADNKLWGGRFAARTAQSVEDYTESVSYDRNLYREDISGSQAHARMLSEQGVLTAEEAEILVKGLDQVLEEIESGKFEWKKEMEDLHMNIESRLTEIVGPVGGKLHTGRSRNDQVATDFRLHVLRSLEAWKTALENLVAVFTAKADENREVLLPGYTHLQPAQPVSLAHHMLAYAWMFKRDHSRVVDCIKRANVCPLGAAALAGTTYPLKPSTSAKYLGMEETFRNSLDAVSDRDFVMEAMFTGSLIMTHLSRICEELIIWANPCFGFIKLPDEFSTGSSIMPQKKNPDVCELMRGKTGRVFGDLISLLTTCKGLPLAYNRDMQEDKEPFFDCDKTVHASVVIMADMMQVMGFNAENMKAALKKGFLNATELADYLVGKGIPFREAHHITGSAVAKAEAESRGLEDMSLEELKSFSDKIEKDVFDVLSYEAAVKRRVSPGSTGPESVEAQISELKGWLEG
- a CDS encoding argininosuccinate synthase, whose translation is MIKIEKVVLAYSGGLDTSIILKWIKKEYDCEVITLTADLGQGEELDGIEEKALKTGASKAFVEDLREEFARDFIFPAFRAGAIYEGRYLLGTSIARPLIAKRMVEIAEMEGAQALAHGATGKGNDQVRFELGGMGMNPKLKHIAPWREWDLKSRTDLMKFADENDIEIPNTRKKPWSMDANMLHVSFEGAELEDPWNAPSPESYRYCCPVEKAPDEPEIITIDFEKGNPVAINGTKYSPAALIEKLNELGGKHGIGRVDMVENRFVGMKSRGVYETPGGTIMHIAHRDLEGLCMDREVMHLRDSLIPKYAEMIYNGFWFAPERIALQAMIDETQKTITGTVRLKLYKGNVIPEGRKSPYSLYREDLATFEEDEVYNQKDAEGFIKLVGLRLKGRTSSGSEWIKEGDVEDAE
- the argF gene encoding ornithine carbamoyltransferase, which encodes MIRHLLKINDVPRSELGQLLLRAKELKDNKIRNDALKGKTVIMIFEKASTRTRVSFDIAIEQLGGHSVFMTPAESQLGRSEPLEDTAQVLSRYADALVVRTFGQDKVRTLAEHGSVPVINALTDRYHPCQVLSDMLTIYERTPDLANVHVAWVGDGNNMAHSWINAAIYFPFYLTLAFPKGYEPDHDILSRAMSMGAKINLSYDPVEAVKGAHYVNTDVFASMGQEEEQKKREMAFAAYQVNDKLLEHADPDCKVMHCLPAHRGEEVTAEVLDGPRSIIFDQAENRLHMQKAILEWAVNGIEVDYDAVEKLLGPVQAVPHMHTVE